In Arachis stenosperma cultivar V10309 chromosome 1, arast.V10309.gnm1.PFL2, whole genome shotgun sequence, one DNA window encodes the following:
- the LOC130961579 gene encoding probable receptor-like protein kinase At5g24010, with protein MIVAEIVHHTHQFSMAIHHQFYTVQHSLPLLLLLVIQLSSLQFHSHGYDLQNKYFINCGSSSNAKDTESGKTYVGDSSQVSYSKGSKTESNQSSVPSPIYQSARIFPSQSFYEFPIDTAGTYIIRLHFLAFTSPSNLSSATFNVSVPNFMLLQNFTPKNYTKSPLVKEYYVKISLGKFRIIFDPLRFSFAFVNAIEVFLLPRFLIANSVTGFDPQPAIGQNSLSTYSGVLTRALETKHRLNVGGNNITSSADLLWRTWFLDDTYLIDGQNAKSSQYSGSIPLTAGPDDDGPNANSYTAPENDVYGTARWINVTSENITWSLPVDKNVNHLIRLHFCDIWSIQADLTIFGMYIYDQFALLIGDDRNVSNKLPAPYYYDLMVQSDNSGFFRITVKPNSSAKVLRAFLNGLEIMRMVDSSDLSYLEDHSNGNTSVLRVVLGSVLGGLVLVALVVIVLVWRLKTDKQKPVEGSDWLPIPATAGGSSHSRTSRLTDGTIQGSPLRNINLGLKVPLQDLQLATKNFDEKQIIGKGGFGNVYKGVLKNGMKVAVKRSEPGSGQGLPEFQTEIMVLSKIRHRHLVSLIGYCDERYEMILVYEYMDKGTLRDHLYNTKLPSLTWKQRLEICIGAARGLQYLHKGASGGIIHRDVKSTNILLDENLVAKVADFGLSRTGPLDQHSYVSTGVKGTFGYLDPEYFRSQQLTEKSDVYSFGVVLLEVLCARPAIEPSLPREQVNLAEWGILCKNKGILEDIIDPTIKGQLDQNSFRKFSETIEKCLQEDGSDRPTMGDVLWDLEYALQLQRGAIHREPHEDSSSSASASLQLPNVRRLPSLSTLSEVDDMSIAMGDRSDTADDSVFSQLKIDEAR; from the coding sequence ATGATTGTAGCTGAAATTGTTCATCACACGCACCAATTTTCCATGGCAATTCATCATCAGTTTTACACAGTTCAACACTCTCTGCCTTTACTGCTATTACTTGTTATTCAGCTTTCATCACTTCAGTTCCACTCCCATGGGTATGATCTCCAAAACAAGTACTTCATCAATTGCGGATCGAGCAGCAATGCTAAGGACACCGAGAGTGGGAAAACTTACGTTGGGGATTCAAGCCAGGTCAGTTATAGCAAGGGAAGCAAAACAGAATCCAACCAATCATCAGTTCCTTCACCTATCTACCAATCCGCAAGAATCTTCCCAAGTCAATCTTTCTATGAGTTCCCAATTGACACCGCTGGTACCTACATAATACGCCTTCATTTCCTTGCTTTCACTTCGCCTAGTAACCTCTCTTCTGCAACTTTCAATGTCTCGGTTCCTAATTTCATGCTGCTGCAAAACTTCACGCCCAAGAACTATACAAAATCTCCTCTTGTTAAAGAGTATTACGTGAAGATATCTCTTGGTAAATTCAGAATCATTTTCGACCCTCTCCGTTTCTCGTTTGCCTTTGTGAATGCCATAGAAGTCTTCCTACTCCCCCGCTTCTTAATCGCTAATAGCGTCACAGGTTTTGATCCACAACCTGCCATTGGACAAAATAGTTTGTCCACCTACAGTGGGGTACTCACGCGAGCGTTGGAGACCAAACACAGGCTCAATGTTGGTGGCAATAATATCACAAGTAGCGCAGATCTCTTATGGAGAACCTGGTTTTTAGATGATACTTACCTTATTGATGGTCAAAATGCCAAGAGTTCCCAATATTCTGGTAGCATTCCACTCACGGCAGGTCCTGATGATGATGGTCCAAACGCTAATAGCTATACTGCGCCAGAAAATGATGTTTACGGAACAGCTAGATGGATTAATGTTACCTCTGAAAACATAACCTGGAGTCTTCCTGTGGACAAGAATGTAAACCACCTAATTCGGCTTCACTTCTGTGACATTTGGTCTATACAGGCTGACCTTACGATATTTGGCATGTACATTTATGACCAGTTTGCTTTGCTCATTGGTGACGACAGAAATGTGTCTAACAAATTGCCGGCGCcttattattatgatttaatGGTCCAGTCTGATAACTCTGGTTTTTTCCGGATCACTGTCAAGCCTAATAGTTCTGCTAAGGTTCTTAGAGCTTTTTTGAATGGTCTAGAAATAATGCGAATGGTTGATTCATCAGATTTGAgttacttggaagaccattccaATGGAAACACTAGTGTTCTTCGAGTGGTGCTGGGTTCAGTACTTGGAGGTTTGGTCCTGGTTGCATTGGTTGTTATTGTGTTAGTTTGGCGTCTTAAGACCGACAAACAAAAGCCGGTGGAGGGTTCAGATTGGTTGCCAATTCCTGCCACGGCAGGAGGAAGTTCTCACAGCAGAACAAGCCGGTTGACTGATGGAACCATCCAAGGCTCTCCGCTTCGCAACATTAATCTCGGACTGAAGGTTCCTCTGCAGGATCTTCAATTGGCAACCAAGAACTTCGACGAGAAGCAGATAATTGGCAAGGGCGGTTTTGGAAATGTCTACAAGGGAGTTCTCAAGAACGGCATGAAAGTAGCAGTTAAGAGGAGTGAGCCAGGGTCCGGTCAGGGCCTTCCGGAGTTCCAGACTGAGATCATGGTTTTGTCCAAAATTCGCCACAGGCACCTCGTTTCCTTGATCGGCTACTGCGACGAAAGGTACGAGATGATACTGGTTTACGAGTACATGGACAAAGGGACATTGAGGGACCATTTGTACAATACAAAACTGCCAAGCTTGACTTGGAAGCAAAGGCTTGAAATTTGCATTGGAGCCGCAAGAGGCCTTCAGTACCTTCACAAAGGCGCGTCCGGGGGAATCATTCACCGGGATGTGAAATCCACCAACATTCTCCTTGATGAGAATCTTGTGGCTAAAGTTGCTGATTTCGGCCTTTCGAGAACAGGTCCCCTTGACCAGCATTCCTATGTCAGCACAGGTGTTAAAGGAACTTTTGGTTATCTTGATCCGGAGTATTTCCGGTCGCAGCAGCTGACAGAAAAATCTGATGTCTATTCATTTGGTGTAGTTCTTCTGGAAGTGTTATGTGCCAGGCCGGCTATCGAACCTTCGCTCCCAAGGGAGCAAGTGAACTTAGCTGAATGGGGAATCCTTTGCAAAAACAAAGGGATTCTAGAAGACATCATTGATCCCACCATCAAAGGCCAATTAGATCAAAACTCGTTCAGGAAGTTTAGCGAGACAATAGAGAAATGCTTGCAAGAAGATGGTTCTGATAGGCCAACCATGGGTGATGTGTTGTGGGACTTGGAGTATGCACTGCAGCTTCAGCGTGGCGCAATACACAGAGAGCCGCATGAGGATAGTTCTAGCAGTGCTTCTGCATCGCTTCAGTTGCCCAATGTTAGGCGTCTTCCTTCTCTGTCCACCTTGAGCGAAGTGGATGACATGTCCATTGCAATGGGTGATCGGTCTGATACTGCAGACGATTCGGTTTTTTCTCAGTTGAAAATCGATGAAGCTAGATAA